One genomic region from Nilaparvata lugens isolate BPH chromosome 3, ASM1435652v1, whole genome shotgun sequence encodes:
- the LOC120350203 gene encoding uncharacterized protein LOC120350203: protein MRQQIKSRYLRKLPWSLLNCKSNSKPDFDSIKLVETIPKPAVTANELPINNFVKPQLQIPTFSGEPHEWNVFKNVFDAAVHTSKDYSSEAKYHLLTSYLSGDALTLVQNYTNTAECYKAAYDSLHK, encoded by the coding sequence ATGAGGCAACAGATAAAGAGTCGCTATCTGAGGAAGTTACCTTGGAGTTTGCTGAACTGCAAATCCAATTCCAAACCAGATTTTGATAGTATTAAGCTGGTTGAAACCATTCCTAAACCTGCTGTTACTGCTAATGAACtaccaattaataattttgtgaaaCCTCAGTTGCAGATACCTACATTTTCAGGCGAACctcatgaatggaatgttttcaaaaatgtttttgatgcTGCTGTTCACACCAGTAAAGACTATTCCAGTGAGGCCAAATACCATCTTCTAACTTCATATTTAAGTGGTGACGCTTTGACCTTGGTTCAAAATTACACCAACACTGCTGAATGCTACAAAGCTGCCTATGACAGCTTGCACAAATGA